One part of the Streptomyces sp. NBC_00286 genome encodes these proteins:
- a CDS encoding MCE family protein: MSMWRKSGVVAWAAVGSVLLTGCEFNGWYDVELPGGAAADGHAYHVTVEFRDVLDLVPQSAVKVNNVTVGAVEKVELAGWHARVRLRVADSVKLPGNAVAELRQTSMLGEKYVALSAPPDADPVGRLGDGDRIPLSRSGRNPEIEEVLSALSALLNGGGVAQLKTITVELNKALAGRENRVKSLLKELNTFIGGLDKQRKDIVRALEGIDRLAKRLGKEKKTIARAVDTMPPALKVLADQRRDLTRMLTALSKLGKTGTKVINASRDDTVANLKQLRPILQQLNKAGDDLPNSLELLTTYPFPRNAVDAVKGDYVNLKITADLDLEGIYGNLTDKPGEGDGKDKGQDDRPEVPDLPGLPDVPDVPDLPDVPTPTGLPSTPNLPDSPDDPSAPSSGGPLCPPVCTSSYAAHGTSASGGLPSGIDLALAELMLKGIQP; this comes from the coding sequence ATGAGCATGTGGCGGAAGAGCGGGGTGGTCGCGTGGGCGGCGGTCGGTTCGGTGCTGCTGACCGGCTGCGAGTTCAACGGCTGGTACGACGTCGAGCTGCCCGGCGGCGCCGCCGCGGACGGCCACGCCTACCACGTCACGGTCGAGTTCAGGGACGTACTGGACCTGGTGCCGCAGTCGGCGGTCAAGGTCAACAACGTCACCGTGGGCGCGGTCGAGAAGGTCGAACTGGCCGGCTGGCACGCGCGCGTACGACTGCGGGTCGCCGACTCGGTGAAGCTCCCCGGCAACGCGGTCGCCGAGCTGCGGCAGACCAGCATGCTCGGCGAGAAGTACGTGGCGCTGTCCGCCCCGCCGGACGCCGATCCCGTGGGCCGGCTCGGTGACGGCGACCGGATCCCGCTGTCCCGCAGCGGCCGGAACCCGGAGATCGAGGAGGTGCTGTCCGCCCTGTCCGCGCTCCTCAACGGCGGCGGAGTGGCCCAGCTCAAGACCATCACCGTGGAACTCAACAAGGCCCTGGCCGGCCGGGAGAACCGGGTCAAGTCCCTGCTCAAGGAGCTCAACACCTTCATCGGCGGCCTGGACAAGCAGCGCAAGGACATCGTGCGCGCACTCGAGGGCATCGACCGGCTGGCGAAACGGCTCGGGAAGGAGAAGAAGACCATCGCCCGGGCCGTCGACACCATGCCGCCCGCGCTGAAGGTCCTCGCCGACCAGCGACGCGACCTGACGAGGATGCTCACGGCGCTGTCGAAGCTCGGCAAGACGGGCACCAAGGTCATCAACGCCTCGCGGGACGACACGGTCGCGAACCTGAAGCAGCTCAGGCCGATCCTGCAACAACTCAACAAGGCGGGTGACGATCTGCCCAACTCCCTTGAGCTGCTGACCACTTACCCGTTTCCGCGCAACGCGGTGGACGCCGTCAAGGGCGACTATGTCAACCTCAAGATCACCGCAGACCTCGATCTCGAGGGCATCTACGGCAACCTCACCGACAAGCCCGGAGAAGGGGACGGGAAGGACAAGGGCCAGGACGACAGACCCGAGGTACCGGATCTGCCCGGACTCCCGGACGTACCGGACGTACCCGACCTGCCGGATGTGCCGACCCCCACAGGGCTGCCGAGCACGCCGAACCTGCCCGACTCGCCCGACGACCCTTCGGCGCCTTCGAGCGGCGGCCCGCTCTGCCCACCGGTGTGCACCAGCAGTTACGCCGCCCACGGGACCTCAGCTTCAGGCGGACTTCCGTCAGGGATCGACCTCGCGCTCGCGGAGCTCATGCTGAAGGGGATACAGCCGTGA
- a CDS encoding ABC transporter ATP-binding protein: MGVEICVEGLTKSFGQQVIWQDVSLTLPAGEVSVMLGPSGTGKSVFLKTLVGLLKPERGSITIQGRDLTKLREHELYEVRKLFGVLFQDGALFGSMNLYDNIAFPLREHTRKPESEIRRIVLEKMDMVGLIGAEEKLPGEISGGMRKRAGLARALVLDPEIILFDEPDSGLDPVRVAYLNQLIVDLNAQIDATFLIVTHDIASARQVPDNIGLLFRRELVMFGPREKLLTSDEPVVRQFLNGRMQGPIGMAEEKDAAQVEQELAQLRKGADPDGTGAPTKTPGSQVMTPRLLPGPGITRPPRWQAIARREAELHGNHGHRSREVAGA; encoded by the coding sequence ATGGGTGTCGAGATCTGTGTGGAAGGGCTGACCAAGTCCTTCGGGCAGCAGGTCATCTGGCAGGACGTGTCGTTGACGCTGCCTGCCGGGGAGGTCTCCGTCATGCTCGGGCCCTCGGGTACGGGCAAGTCGGTGTTCCTCAAGACGCTCGTGGGGCTGTTGAAGCCGGAGCGGGGGTCCATCACGATCCAGGGCCGGGACCTCACCAAGCTCCGTGAGCACGAGCTTTACGAGGTTCGGAAGCTGTTCGGCGTGCTGTTTCAGGACGGCGCGCTGTTCGGGTCGATGAACCTGTACGACAACATCGCCTTTCCGCTGCGCGAGCACACCCGTAAGCCGGAGAGCGAGATCCGGCGGATCGTGCTCGAGAAGATGGACATGGTCGGGCTCATCGGCGCGGAGGAGAAGCTGCCCGGCGAGATATCCGGCGGCATGCGCAAGCGGGCAGGCCTCGCCCGCGCCCTGGTTCTCGACCCCGAGATCATCCTCTTCGACGAGCCCGACTCAGGCCTCGACCCCGTCCGCGTCGCCTACCTCAACCAGCTCATCGTCGACCTCAACGCCCAGATCGACGCGACCTTCCTGATCGTCACGCACGACATCGCCTCGGCCCGCCAAGTGCCGGACAACATCGGGCTGTTGTTCCGCCGCGAGCTGGTGATGTTCGGGCCCCGCGAGAAGCTGCTGACCAGTGACGAACCCGTCGTACGGCAGTTCCTGAACGGCCGGATGCAGGGGCCGATCGGCATGGCGGAGGAGAAGGACGCCGCCCAGGTCGAGCAGGAGCTGGCCCAACTCCGAAAAGGCGCAGACCCGGACGGCACAGGCGCGCCCACCAAGACACCCGGCAGTCAGGTCATGACTCCCCGCCTGCTGCCGGGCCCAGGCATCACCCGCCCACCCCGCTGGCAGGCGATCGCACGACGCGAGGCCGAGTTGCACGGCAACCACGGGCACCGCAGCAGGGAGGTGGCCGGCGCATGA
- a CDS encoding MlaD family protein, translated as MRAGRTKATGARQAAAPLVKFSLFAVVTILATALLAATIVNISFTPEHTYRAVFSDVTGLEEGDDIRVAGVRVGEVDGIRIKDRTRAEVSFTVSADRPLLRSTGAVVRYRNLVGQRYIALTEGTGDGTRLRPGGTIPLSRTQPALDLNALLNGFKPLFAALSPKDVNQLATEIIKTLQGEGGTVNSLLAHTASLTTTLANRDQLIGSVIDNLNTVLKTLDRRGARFSGLLKQLRRVISGLSADRKPIGDSLVSIGDLAAATSGLLEDARPPLKDDISELTDLTGTLNKNEKTVEGVLQRLPNKLNELTGTASYGSWFNFYLCDFDGRIVLPKTKQVLTPEMHVARARCGG; from the coding sequence ATGAGGGCAGGTCGTACGAAGGCGACCGGCGCCCGGCAGGCCGCCGCGCCGCTCGTCAAGTTCAGCCTCTTCGCGGTGGTGACGATCCTGGCCACGGCCCTGCTTGCCGCCACCATCGTCAACATCTCCTTCACTCCTGAGCACACGTACCGCGCGGTGTTCAGCGACGTCACGGGCCTGGAGGAGGGCGACGACATACGGGTGGCCGGTGTGCGGGTCGGCGAGGTCGACGGCATCCGGATCAAGGACCGTACGCGGGCGGAGGTGAGCTTCACCGTCAGCGCGGACCGTCCGCTGCTGCGCAGCACCGGCGCGGTCGTCCGCTACCGGAATCTGGTCGGACAGCGGTACATCGCGCTGACCGAGGGAACGGGCGACGGAACCCGGCTGCGGCCCGGCGGCACGATCCCGCTGTCCCGGACCCAACCCGCCCTGGACCTCAACGCGCTACTGAACGGCTTCAAGCCGCTGTTCGCCGCGCTCAGCCCCAAGGACGTCAACCAGCTCGCCACCGAGATCATCAAGACCCTTCAGGGCGAGGGCGGCACCGTCAACAGCCTCCTCGCGCACACGGCTTCGCTCACCACCACGCTCGCGAACCGCGACCAGCTGATCGGCTCCGTCATCGACAACCTCAACACCGTGCTGAAGACGCTCGACCGGCGCGGCGCCCGCTTCTCCGGACTGCTCAAGCAGTTGCGGCGGGTGATCTCCGGACTGTCCGCCGACCGCAAGCCCATCGGCGACTCGCTGGTGAGCATCGGCGACCTGGCCGCGGCCACCTCGGGACTGCTCGAGGACGCGCGGCCTCCCCTGAAGGACGACATCAGCGAGCTGACCGATCTGACCGGAACGCTGAACAAGAACGAGAAGACCGTGGAGGGCGTCCTGCAGCGGCTGCCGAACAAGCTCAACGAGCTGACGGGGACGGCGTCCTACGGCTCGTGGTTCAACTTCTACCTCTGTGACTTCGACGGCCGGATCGTGCTGCCGAAGACGAAGCAGGTGCTGACTCCTGAGATGCACGTGGCGAGGGCGAGGTGTGGCGGATGA
- a CDS encoding MlaE family ABC transporter permease, giving the protein MSLSPTGALRQSGNLFAMALDVFRTMPRRPFQAREFIQQAWFVASVTILPTALVSIPFGAVIALQIGSLTRQLGAQSFSGAASVLAVLREASPIVTALLIAGAGGTAICADLGARKIRDEIDAMQVLGIDPIHRLVVPRVLASMLVAVLLNGLVSVVGVAGGYFFNVILQNGTPGAYLASFTTLAQLSDLWAAEIKALVFGAIAGIVASYKGLTAKGGPKGVGDAVNQSVVITFMLLFVTNFVMTAVYFQVVPQRG; this is encoded by the coding sequence ATGAGCCTGTCGCCGACCGGTGCGCTCAGACAGTCCGGGAACCTGTTCGCGATGGCCCTGGATGTCTTCCGGACCATGCCCCGACGTCCCTTCCAGGCAAGGGAGTTCATCCAGCAGGCCTGGTTCGTCGCCAGCGTGACCATCCTGCCGACGGCCCTCGTATCGATCCCGTTCGGTGCGGTCATCGCGCTGCAGATCGGCAGCCTTACGCGGCAGTTGGGCGCCCAGTCCTTCTCCGGCGCCGCCTCGGTACTCGCCGTGCTGCGCGAGGCCTCGCCGATCGTCACGGCACTGCTGATCGCGGGTGCGGGCGGTACGGCGATCTGCGCGGACCTCGGGGCGCGCAAGATCCGGGACGAGATCGACGCGATGCAGGTGCTCGGCATCGACCCGATCCACCGGCTGGTCGTCCCCCGGGTGCTGGCCTCGATGCTGGTGGCCGTACTGCTCAACGGGCTCGTCTCGGTCGTCGGCGTCGCGGGCGGCTACTTCTTCAACGTCATCCTGCAGAACGGCACCCCCGGCGCCTACCTGGCCTCCTTCACCACCCTCGCCCAGCTCTCCGATCTCTGGGCGGCCGAGATCAAGGCCCTCGTCTTCGGAGCGATCGCCGGAATCGTCGCCTCGTACAAGGGACTGACCGCGAAGGGCGGTCCCAAGGGCGTGGGCGACGCGGTGAACCAGTCGGTGGTGATCACCTTCATGTTGCTGTTCGTGACGAACTTCGTGATGACCGCCGTGTACTTCCAAGTCGTTCCGCAGAGGGGCTAG
- a CDS encoding MCE family protein, whose amino-acid sequence MKSSLGSSPIARRLALVTALAVVATLTVVLWPRSEPVRVTAYFPRTVGIYPGSDVRVLGVRIGEVKKITPEGKRVRVEFEYEEGRKLPADAKAAIINSSVVSDRYVQLLPVYRKGPVLRDGDVIPEARTAVPVELDRIFDSLHTTSEALGPKGANKDGALSRLLGVSADNLDGQGENLNQTVEDLSQAVTTLSDGRGDLFGTVRNLQVFTAALAADDKSVRSFNGSLAKVAKQLAGERKDLAAALKHLGTALGDISDFVKKNKKSLRSNVKGLSKVTKVLVTQRAALEELLEVTPTGLSNLQNAYNASAGTLDTRNNPDHSQDPAALLCSLLKTTGDAGGKNPDCGELEKLFDSLPEVPSAPAVPSTGTVDRTLGGILGADA is encoded by the coding sequence ATGAAGTCGTCACTGGGGAGTTCACCCATAGCTCGCCGCCTGGCTCTGGTCACCGCACTGGCCGTGGTCGCCACACTCACCGTCGTCCTGTGGCCGCGCTCCGAACCCGTACGCGTCACCGCGTACTTCCCGCGCACCGTCGGCATCTACCCCGGCTCGGACGTCCGCGTCCTCGGTGTCCGGATCGGCGAGGTCAAGAAGATCACGCCGGAGGGCAAGCGGGTGCGGGTCGAGTTCGAGTACGAGGAGGGGCGCAAGCTGCCGGCCGACGCGAAGGCGGCGATCATCAACTCCTCGGTGGTCAGCGACCGTTACGTACAGCTGCTGCCGGTGTACCGGAAGGGCCCGGTGCTGCGGGACGGAGACGTGATCCCGGAGGCGCGTACGGCCGTACCGGTCGAGCTGGACCGGATCTTCGACAGTCTGCACACCACGTCGGAGGCGCTCGGCCCGAAGGGCGCGAACAAGGACGGCGCGCTGTCACGACTGCTGGGGGTGAGCGCGGACAACCTCGACGGGCAGGGCGAGAACCTGAACCAGACGGTCGAGGACCTGTCGCAGGCCGTCACGACCCTGTCCGACGGGCGGGGCGACCTGTTCGGGACCGTACGCAACTTGCAGGTGTTCACAGCCGCGCTGGCGGCCGACGACAAGAGCGTGCGGTCGTTCAACGGCAGTCTCGCCAAGGTGGCGAAGCAGCTCGCCGGGGAGCGCAAGGACCTCGCGGCGGCGCTGAAGCACCTGGGGACGGCCCTCGGTGACATCTCCGACTTCGTGAAGAAGAACAAGAAATCGCTGCGCTCGAACGTGAAGGGCCTCAGCAAGGTCACCAAGGTCCTCGTCACCCAACGGGCCGCGCTGGAGGAGCTGTTGGAGGTCACACCGACCGGACTGTCCAATCTCCAGAACGCCTACAACGCGTCCGCCGGCACCCTCGACACCCGCAACAACCCGGACCACTCGCAGGACCCGGCCGCGCTGCTGTGCTCCCTGCTGAAGACAACCGGGGACGCGGGCGGCAAGAACCCGGACTGCGGGGAATTGGAGAAGCTCTTCGACTCCCTGCCCGAGGTGCCGAGTGCCCCGGCCGTGCCGAGCACGGGCACGGTCGACCGGACGCTCGGCGGAATCCTGGGGGCCGACGCATGA
- a CDS encoding MlaD family protein, whose product MITRTVKAQLLAFATVTAVGVSYVGAQYTGLVDELLDRGYTVRADFADSGGIFAGAEVTYRGVPVGRVGALRLTGSEGVSVSLDIKGDGPRIPADTLAVVANRSAVGEQYVDLQPRDSGGPYLLDGSSIPRESTRVPLPTTDMVLSLDRLVTSVGKDDLRVTVDELGKAFAGTGPSLSRLVDSGNALVESASGSLPQTVSLIEDSRKVLKTQADQGSSIKSFSRDLAALTAELKSSDGDLRKLIGNTAPAAQEVNSLLKSTGPDLRVLLANLISGGQVTVARLPGVEQALVTFPVVVAGSYTVIPGDGTTHFGLVLNADDPPACTEGYGTARRDPADTSTRPANTDARCTAPRGGGTSVRGAQNAPGASDGSGSGSGGADRAAYVAPYDPETGTATGPDGTPVEIGSTGGQQTVFGRESWQWLLVGPMA is encoded by the coding sequence GTGATCACACGTACGGTCAAGGCCCAGCTGCTCGCCTTCGCCACCGTCACCGCCGTCGGGGTGTCGTACGTCGGCGCCCAATACACGGGCCTGGTGGACGAACTCCTCGACCGCGGCTACACCGTACGGGCCGACTTCGCCGACTCCGGGGGCATCTTCGCCGGTGCCGAGGTGACGTACCGCGGGGTGCCGGTGGGCCGGGTCGGCGCGCTGCGGCTCACCGGCTCCGAGGGCGTCTCGGTGTCGCTCGACATCAAGGGCGACGGGCCGCGCATCCCGGCGGACACGCTGGCCGTGGTGGCGAACCGTTCGGCGGTGGGCGAGCAGTACGTCGATCTGCAGCCGCGCGACTCCGGCGGCCCGTATCTGCTCGACGGCAGCTCGATCCCACGGGAGAGCACGCGGGTTCCGCTGCCCACCACGGACATGGTCCTCAGTCTGGACCGGCTGGTCACCTCGGTCGGCAAGGACGATCTGCGGGTCACCGTCGACGAGTTGGGCAAGGCCTTCGCCGGCACCGGACCGTCGCTGAGCCGCCTTGTGGACTCGGGCAACGCGCTCGTGGAGTCGGCGTCCGGCTCGCTCCCGCAGACGGTCTCGCTGATCGAGGACTCGCGGAAGGTGCTCAAGACGCAGGCCGACCAGGGCTCGTCCATCAAGTCGTTCTCCCGCGATCTCGCGGCGCTCACCGCGGAGTTGAAGTCGAGCGACGGCGACCTGCGCAAGCTGATCGGCAACACGGCACCGGCCGCGCAGGAGGTCAACTCGCTGCTCAAGTCCACCGGGCCGGATCTACGGGTCCTCCTGGCCAACCTGATCAGCGGCGGCCAGGTCACGGTGGCCCGGCTGCCCGGCGTGGAGCAGGCCCTCGTCACCTTCCCGGTGGTGGTCGCCGGCAGCTACACCGTCATCCCGGGCGACGGCACCACCCACTTCGGCCTGGTCCTCAACGCCGACGACCCGCCCGCGTGCACCGAGGGCTACGGGACGGCGCGGCGCGACCCCGCGGACACGAGCACGCGCCCGGCGAACACCGACGCGCGCTGCACGGCTCCGCGGGGCGGGGGCACGTCGGTGCGGGGGGCGCAGAACGCGCCCGGTGCGTCGGACGGGTCCGGTTCCGGTTCCGGCGGTGCCGACCGGGCGGCGTACGTCGCGCCGTACGACCCGGAGACCGGCACGGCGACCGGCCCGGACGGAACGCCTGTCGAGATCGGCTCGACGGGCGGGCAACAGACCGTGTTTGGAAGGGAGTCGTGGCAATGGCTGCTAGTGGGACCGATGGCGTGA
- a CDS encoding MCE family protein, protein MIPFRDRNPVVIGAAGLTTLTLLTFAAFNADSLPLIGGGRTYSAAFSEAGGLKPGDEVRIAGVKVGKVEEVDLDGDHVKVTFKVKGEPAFGTATGASIRVKTILGAKYLALHPKGPGQLKPGNEIPLRRTVAAYDVVQAFSDLTTTTEEVDTERLAQALDTISTTFQDSPAEVRASIKGLSRISKTVASRDKALRELLDHANGVTGVLADRSEDFSALVKDGDKLFKEINKRRTAIHNLLKSSAALGIQLSGLVEDNQKEIGPALKGLNTFVKMLERNQSSLDRSVKLLAPYVRVFTNTLGNGRWFDSYIQNMVAAPVVPRTGGSR, encoded by the coding sequence CTGATCCCCTTCCGGGACCGCAACCCCGTAGTCATCGGCGCCGCCGGACTCACCACCCTCACGCTGCTGACCTTCGCCGCGTTCAACGCCGACAGCCTTCCGCTGATCGGCGGCGGCCGGACGTACAGCGCGGCCTTCTCGGAAGCGGGCGGTCTCAAGCCGGGCGACGAGGTGCGGATCGCCGGGGTCAAGGTCGGCAAGGTCGAGGAGGTCGACCTGGACGGCGATCACGTCAAGGTCACCTTCAAGGTCAAGGGCGAGCCGGCCTTCGGGACGGCGACCGGTGCGTCGATCCGCGTCAAGACGATCCTCGGCGCCAAATACCTCGCGCTGCATCCGAAAGGCCCGGGTCAGCTGAAGCCCGGCAATGAAATCCCGCTCCGCCGCACGGTCGCCGCGTACGACGTCGTGCAGGCCTTCAGCGATCTGACCACCACGACCGAGGAGGTCGACACGGAGCGGCTCGCGCAGGCGCTGGACACCATCTCCACCACCTTCCAGGACTCGCCCGCCGAGGTGCGGGCGTCCATCAAGGGGCTGTCGCGGATCTCGAAGACCGTGGCCTCGCGCGACAAGGCGCTGCGCGAACTCCTCGACCACGCGAACGGCGTCACCGGTGTGCTGGCCGACCGTTCCGAGGACTTCTCCGCGCTGGTCAAGGACGGCGACAAGCTGTTCAAGGAGATCAACAAGCGGCGTACGGCGATCCACAACCTCCTCAAGAGCTCCGCCGCACTCGGCATCCAGCTCTCCGGCCTGGTCGAGGACAACCAGAAGGAGATCGGGCCCGCCCTCAAGGGCCTCAACACCTTCGTGAAGATGCTCGAACGCAACCAGTCGAGCCTCGATCGGAGCGTCAAACTGCTCGCGCCGTACGTGCGGGTCTTCACCAACACCCTCGGCAACGGCCGCTGGTTCGACAGTTACATCCAGAACATGGTCGCCGCTCCGGTGGTCCCGCGGACGGGGGGCTCGCGATGA
- a CDS encoding TIM barrel protein translates to MGYAEQRFNVNLSILFTELPLVERPAAAAAAGFTAVELWWPWVDSPTPERSELDSLRKAIAEAGVQLTGLNFYAGQLPGPDRGALSIPGEESEKFRANVDVAADFARSLGCKALNALYGNRVEDVDPAEQDALALQNLSLAAHAADRIGAILLIEALNRRESPLYPLVSAPAAVGIVDKVNEATGLGNARFLMDLYHLSMNGEDLPSLIERYAARTGHVQIADNPGRGAPGTGTLPLEDLLDQLGKAGYEGWVGLEYKPGDRPSAEAFEWLPQEARAVR, encoded by the coding sequence ATGGGATATGCGGAGCAGCGCTTCAACGTCAACCTGTCCATCCTCTTCACGGAACTCCCGCTCGTGGAGCGCCCCGCGGCAGCCGCCGCGGCTGGCTTCACCGCGGTCGAGCTGTGGTGGCCGTGGGTCGACTCCCCCACCCCCGAGCGGTCCGAACTCGACTCCCTGAGGAAGGCGATCGCGGAGGCGGGCGTCCAGTTGACGGGGCTGAATTTCTACGCCGGGCAACTGCCGGGCCCGGACCGTGGCGCGCTGTCGATTCCGGGCGAGGAGTCGGAGAAGTTCCGCGCGAACGTCGATGTGGCGGCGGACTTCGCCCGGTCCCTCGGCTGCAAGGCCCTCAACGCGCTGTACGGCAACCGCGTCGAGGACGTGGACCCGGCCGAGCAGGACGCCCTCGCTCTGCAGAACCTCTCCCTCGCGGCCCACGCCGCCGACCGCATCGGCGCGATCCTGCTGATCGAGGCGTTGAACCGACGCGAGTCGCCGCTGTATCCGCTGGTGTCGGCGCCAGCCGCAGTCGGGATCGTCGACAAGGTGAACGAGGCGACGGGGCTGGGCAACGCACGCTTCCTCATGGACCTCTACCACCTGTCCATGAACGGCGAAGACCTGCCGTCCCTGATCGAGCGGTACGCCGCACGGACCGGCCACGTCCAGATCGCCGACAACCCGGGCCGCGGAGCCCCCGGCACCGGCACGCTGCCGCTGGAGGACCTGCTGGACCAGCTGGGCAAGGCGGGTTACGAGGGCTGGGTCGGCCTGGAGTACAAGCCGGGCGACCGCCCCAGCGCCGAGGCCTTCGAGTGGCTGCCGCAGGAGGCCCGCGCCGTCCGCTGA
- a CDS encoding MlaE family ABC transporter permease has translation MRLLDRPLRSLEELGSQLVFYGRSLAWTGRTLRRYKKEILRLLAEVSFGRGALAVVGGTVGVIAFLSFFTGTEVGLQGYAALNQLGTSNFVAFLSAYFNTREIAPLVAGLALSATVGAGFTAQLGAMRISEETDALEVMGVPSLPFLVTTRMIAGFVAVIPLYVVGLLSSYFAARTITTGYYGQSAGTYDHYFQQYLPPVDVFWSFGKVIVFAVLIILVHCYYGYYASGGPAGVGVAVGRAVRTSIVAINVLDFFLSLAIWGANTTVRIAG, from the coding sequence ATGCGACTTCTCGACCGCCCGCTTCGGTCACTCGAAGAGCTGGGCAGCCAACTGGTCTTCTACGGACGCTCGTTGGCGTGGACCGGGCGCACTCTGCGCCGCTACAAGAAGGAGATCCTGCGGCTGCTCGCCGAGGTGAGCTTCGGCCGCGGCGCGCTCGCCGTGGTCGGCGGCACGGTCGGTGTCATCGCGTTCCTGTCGTTCTTCACCGGCACGGAGGTCGGCCTCCAGGGGTACGCGGCGCTCAACCAGCTCGGCACCTCCAACTTCGTGGCGTTCCTGTCGGCGTACTTCAACACCCGGGAGATCGCCCCGCTCGTCGCCGGGCTCGCGCTGTCCGCCACCGTGGGCGCCGGGTTCACCGCCCAGCTCGGCGCGATGCGGATCAGCGAGGAGACCGACGCGCTCGAAGTCATGGGCGTTCCGTCGCTGCCGTTCCTGGTGACGACCCGGATGATCGCCGGGTTCGTCGCCGTGATCCCGCTGTACGTGGTCGGGCTGCTGTCCTCGTACTTCGCCGCCCGCACCATCACCACCGGCTACTACGGGCAGTCGGCGGGCACGTACGACCACTACTTCCAGCAGTATCTGCCGCCGGTCGACGTGTTCTGGTCGTTCGGCAAGGTGATCGTCTTCGCCGTTCTGATCATCCTCGTGCACTGCTACTACGGCTACTACGCGAGCGGCGGACCGGCGGGCGTCGGCGTCGCGGTGGGCCGCGCCGTGCGGACGTCGATCGTCGCCATCAACGTCCTGGACTTCTTCCTGAGCCTCGCTATCTGGGGCGCCAACACGACCGTACGGATCGCGGGGTGA
- a CDS encoding MCE family protein — MRVAKVLRLRLYGLVFIAVLALLLSLAVAVYQQAFTPVVRITLEADSLGNQLDPRADVKLRGLLVGEVRAVRADGEKATLDIALKPEHVAHIPADVHARLLPKTLFGEKYVDLVAPRGTNARAIRAGDVITQDRTKVGIELQQLLNDLLPLLRTVQPGKLNATLAAFSTALEGRGDRIGDNLVRVEDYLRQLNPHMPSLREDIARFADVAEVYGDAAPDLMEILRNTVTTSRTLVEKRDQLAAALTATTGVAGTADDFLDENGDRLITLGRVSRPTLDLFARYSPEYPCLLEGLVRQEEASEEAFRGGKMRITLEVVQQRPAYEPGEEPRYGERSGPDCRGLPHPRVPAPHTKLNDGTKSGSSGNGLPGGIEVSATEAEQRAVGSLVAPAMGVPVDEVPPVATLLFGPMARGTAVSVA; from the coding sequence ATGAGAGTCGCGAAAGTATTGAGACTGCGGTTGTACGGCCTTGTCTTCATCGCCGTGCTCGCGCTGCTGCTGTCGCTCGCCGTGGCCGTCTACCAGCAAGCGTTCACCCCCGTCGTGCGCATCACGCTGGAGGCCGACAGCCTCGGCAACCAGCTCGATCCGCGCGCCGACGTCAAGCTGCGCGGGCTGCTGGTGGGCGAGGTGCGGGCGGTGCGGGCCGATGGCGAGAAGGCCACGCTCGACATCGCGCTCAAGCCGGAGCATGTCGCGCACATTCCCGCCGACGTACACGCGCGGCTGCTGCCCAAGACGCTGTTCGGCGAGAAGTACGTCGACCTCGTGGCGCCCCGGGGCACGAACGCCCGGGCCATCCGCGCCGGCGACGTCATCACCCAGGACCGTACGAAGGTCGGTATCGAGTTGCAGCAACTGCTGAACGATCTGCTGCCGTTGCTGCGGACCGTGCAGCCCGGCAAGCTCAACGCCACGCTCGCGGCGTTCTCCACCGCGCTGGAGGGGCGCGGCGACCGGATCGGCGACAACCTCGTCCGCGTCGAGGACTACCTGCGCCAACTCAACCCGCACATGCCGTCGTTGAGGGAAGACATCGCACGGTTCGCCGACGTCGCCGAGGTGTACGGCGACGCGGCGCCCGACCTGATGGAGATACTGCGCAACACCGTCACCACCAGCCGCACCCTCGTGGAGAAGCGGGACCAACTGGCCGCCGCGCTCACCGCGACCACCGGTGTCGCGGGCACCGCGGACGACTTCCTCGACGAGAACGGCGACCGGCTGATCACCCTCGGCCGGGTCTCCCGCCCCACGCTGGACCTCTTCGCCCGCTACTCCCCCGAGTACCCCTGCCTCCTCGAAGGCCTGGTCCGGCAGGAGGAAGCGTCCGAGGAGGCGTTCCGCGGCGGCAAGATGCGTATCACCCTCGAAGTCGTCCAGCAGCGGCCCGCATACGAACCGGGTGAGGAGCCGCGCTACGGCGAGCGGTCCGGGCCCGATTGCCGGGGTCTTCCCCACCCGCGGGTGCCCGCACCGCACACGAAGCTCAACGACGGTACGAAATCGGGGAGTTCGGGCAACGGCCTGCCCGGCGGCATCGAGGTGTCCGCCACCGAGGCCGAACAGCGCGCGGTCGGCTCCCTCGTGGCGCCCGCCATGGGCGTGCCCGTCGATGAGGTGCCGCCGGTGGCGACCCTGCTGTTCGGCCCGATGGCACGCGGGACGGCGGTGAGCGTCGCATGA